A region of Streptomyces sp. NBC_01788 DNA encodes the following proteins:
- a CDS encoding bifunctional glycosyltransferase/CDP-glycerol:glycerophosphate glycerophosphotransferase, with product MSIVAPEPDVSVVVIVYNDEERLPTAVGSVLEQTLRNVEVIIADDCSTDGSHEVAKALAAAHPDRVRAIRLPENSGGCGEPRNQGVKVARGRYVMFLDSDDTLERNACRNMIEAADRTGADLVSGLCVRVHTDSRHDKRVLWYPWLYRGTRTLDSVAELPDLFVFDTLSTNKCYRREFLIDNGLAFPRGIHYEDLLFSAQAYLAAQRITLIPNTVYHWNVVQKTAVKSISNRRGEISNFADRVEIHRRIDAILDRQGQDELKLRKDIKFLKHDLVLYLRELPFLDDDYRHRFAELARSYVQGFPEAAYAELDRVHAICAQLLLREDWTDLMPAIDTLINRHKISAPLAERSGRIYWTDRYLDDAEMRSVLDVTTLGYHARPLNRMALRNRLTEYAVRGGDVVLAGEIVNPLQTIDPGVELSAELEFRARRRSLQTFRFPVPAPRHEGDAIAWRAEVPLARRLRPLGIVDDVWDVRLHLTAGGKRTTSRLTVGAVDLESAESLPVRPRLTRLMADRLEAQVSAKGHLAFRLAQQGRLARTGRAAVERNLHGRPARAAKRAYRTLRAVRRDLNSGARKIQVYDRMLRRLPVRKGTVVFESHLGKQYSDSPRAVFEELRRRKAPITPIWSYAGERPTGFPKDVELVRRWSWRYLKALAQAEFWIDNQGYPLRLAKRPETTYIQTWHGSALKRMGFDEPTHRMMSEPEQRSYQQALDRFDHFVVRGEHDVRTLARAYRIPEEKLLRTGYPRNDALVRVREGAPLPAEAQRLAKRLGLDPERRVLLYAPTFRAHPDGRVRDFEFPFDIEDFAARFGDDHTLLVRAHYLNKLTLPPSVAGRVIDVSAEPDITPLLLLADCLITDYSSVMFDYALLRRPIVFYAHDWEEYAKDTRGTYFDLLAEAPGPVPRTGDELFSVIGDLSTVRSTYEARLKEFVDKYGEYDRGDAAAQIVDRFFGPAGETR from the coding sequence GTGTCGATCGTCGCGCCCGAGCCGGACGTCAGTGTCGTCGTCATCGTCTACAACGACGAAGAGCGACTTCCGACAGCCGTCGGTTCCGTCCTCGAGCAAACACTCCGCAATGTCGAGGTGATCATCGCCGACGACTGCTCGACGGACGGCTCCCACGAAGTCGCGAAGGCGCTCGCCGCGGCCCACCCCGACCGGGTGCGGGCGATCCGGCTCCCGGAGAACAGCGGCGGCTGCGGAGAGCCCCGCAACCAGGGCGTCAAGGTGGCCCGCGGCCGGTACGTGATGTTCCTGGACAGCGACGACACGCTGGAGCGGAACGCCTGCCGCAACATGATCGAGGCCGCCGACCGCACCGGAGCCGACCTCGTCTCCGGCCTCTGTGTCCGGGTTCACACCGACAGCCGGCACGACAAGCGGGTGCTCTGGTACCCCTGGCTGTACCGCGGCACCCGCACGCTGGACTCCGTCGCCGAGCTGCCGGACCTGTTCGTCTTCGACACCCTGTCGACCAACAAGTGCTACCGGCGCGAGTTCCTGATCGACAACGGCCTCGCCTTCCCCCGGGGCATCCACTACGAGGACCTGCTCTTCTCCGCGCAGGCCTATCTGGCCGCGCAGCGGATCACCCTCATCCCCAACACCGTCTACCACTGGAACGTCGTCCAGAAGACCGCCGTCAAGTCGATCAGCAACCGGCGCGGTGAGATCAGCAACTTCGCCGACCGGGTCGAGATCCACCGCCGTATCGACGCCATCCTGGACCGCCAGGGCCAGGACGAGCTGAAGCTGCGCAAGGACATCAAGTTCCTCAAGCACGACCTGGTGCTGTACCTGCGGGAACTGCCCTTCCTCGACGACGACTACCGCCACCGCTTCGCCGAACTGGCCCGCTCCTACGTCCAGGGCTTCCCCGAGGCGGCCTACGCCGAGCTCGACCGCGTCCACGCCATCTGCGCCCAGCTGCTGCTGCGCGAGGACTGGACCGACCTGATGCCGGCCATCGACACGCTCATCAACCGGCACAAGATCTCCGCGCCGCTGGCCGAGCGGAGCGGCCGGATCTACTGGACCGACCGCTACCTCGACGACGCCGAGATGCGCTCCGTCCTCGACGTCACCACCCTCGGCTACCACGCCAGGCCGCTCAACCGGATGGCCCTGCGCAACCGGCTCACCGAGTACGCGGTGCGCGGCGGCGACGTGGTGCTCGCCGGCGAGATCGTCAACCCGCTGCAGACCATCGATCCGGGCGTCGAGCTGAGCGCCGAGCTGGAGTTCCGGGCCCGCCGCCGCAGCCTCCAGACCTTCCGCTTCCCGGTGCCCGCCCCGCGCCACGAGGGCGACGCCATCGCCTGGCGGGCCGAGGTGCCGCTGGCCCGGCGGCTCAGACCGCTCGGCATCGTCGACGACGTCTGGGACGTCCGGCTGCACCTGACCGCCGGAGGCAAGCGCACCACCAGTCGGCTCACCGTCGGCGCCGTCGACCTGGAGAGCGCCGAGTCCCTGCCCGTCCGGCCCCGCCTGACCCGGCTCATGGCCGACCGGCTGGAGGCGCAGGTGTCCGCCAAGGGCCACCTCGCCTTCCGGCTCGCCCAGCAGGGCCGGCTCGCCCGCACCGGCCGCGCCGCCGTGGAACGCAATCTGCACGGGCGCCCCGCGCGGGCCGCCAAGCGCGCCTACCGCACTCTGCGGGCCGTGCGCCGCGACCTGAACTCCGGCGCCCGCAAGATCCAGGTGTACGACCGGATGCTGCGCAGGCTGCCCGTCCGCAAGGGCACCGTCGTCTTCGAGAGCCACCTCGGCAAGCAGTACAGCGACAGCCCGCGCGCCGTCTTCGAGGAACTGCGCCGCCGCAAGGCGCCGATCACGCCGATCTGGTCGTACGCCGGCGAGCGCCCCACCGGCTTCCCGAAGGACGTGGAGCTGGTGCGCCGCTGGTCCTGGCGCTACCTCAAAGCGCTCGCCCAGGCGGAGTTCTGGATCGACAACCAGGGCTACCCGCTGCGGCTGGCCAAGCGCCCGGAGACCACGTACATCCAGACCTGGCACGGCTCGGCGCTGAAGCGGATGGGCTTCGACGAGCCCACCCACCGGATGATGTCCGAACCGGAGCAGCGCTCCTACCAGCAGGCACTGGACCGCTTCGACCACTTCGTCGTCCGCGGCGAGCACGATGTGCGCACCCTCGCCCGCGCCTACCGCATCCCCGAGGAGAAGCTGCTGCGCACCGGCTACCCGCGCAACGACGCCCTGGTGCGGGTCCGCGAGGGGGCGCCGCTGCCCGCCGAGGCGCAGCGGCTGGCCAAGCGGCTGGGCCTCGACCCGGAGCGGCGCGTGCTGCTGTACGCGCCGACGTTCCGCGCCCATCCCGACGGCCGGGTACGGGACTTCGAGTTCCCCTTCGACATCGAGGACTTCGCCGCCCGCTTCGGCGACGACCACACCCTCCTCGTCCGCGCGCACTACCTGAACAAGCTCACCCTGCCGCCGTCGGTCGCCGGGCGCGTGATCGACGTCAGCGCCGAACCGGACATCACCCCGCTGCTGCTGCTCGCCGACTGCCTGATCACCGACTACTCCTCGGTGATGTTCGACTACGCGCTGCTCCGCCGCCCCATCGTCTTCTACGCCCACGACTGGGAGGAGTACGCCAAGGACACCCGCGGCACCTACTTCGACCTGCTCGCCGAGGCACCGGGCCCCGTCCCGCGCACCGGGGACGAACTGTTCTCCGTCATCGGCGACCTGAGCACCGTGCGGTCGACGTACGAGGCCCGCCTGAAGGAGTTCGTGGACAAGTACGGCGAGTACGACCGCGGGGACGCCGCGGCGCAGATCGTGGACCGCTTCTTCGGCCCCGCGGGAGAGACCCGATGA
- a CDS encoding class I SAM-dependent methyltransferase, with protein sequence MSATSRYRKAWEGFWSEAPEEPGAVFWDAEPEVTAQLHLPLLRPHLADPALPLVDLGCGNGTQTRFLAGRFGRVVGVDIAAEAVERARRGDRAGRAVYRVLDAADKSGTEALRAELGEANVYMRGVLHQCDPDDRQALADGIAALLGTRGRALLVELSESARPVLGRLAQDPAGPPPGLVPVLRHGIAPGEVADAAVPEYLRSAGLTVLADGEIPLSTNEFTADGVRVELPSRWLVAGRTH encoded by the coding sequence ATGAGTGCGACGAGTCGGTACCGGAAGGCGTGGGAGGGGTTCTGGAGTGAGGCGCCCGAGGAGCCGGGTGCGGTGTTCTGGGACGCGGAGCCCGAGGTTACCGCCCAGCTCCATCTGCCCCTGCTGCGACCGCACCTGGCCGATCCGGCGCTGCCCCTGGTCGACCTGGGCTGCGGCAACGGCACGCAGACCCGTTTCCTCGCCGGACGCTTCGGGCGCGTCGTCGGCGTCGACATCGCCGCGGAGGCCGTCGAGCGGGCCCGGCGCGGCGACCGCGCGGGCCGGGCCGTGTACCGGGTGCTGGACGCCGCCGACAAGAGCGGGACGGAGGCGCTGCGCGCCGAGCTGGGCGAAGCGAACGTGTACATGCGGGGCGTGCTGCACCAGTGCGATCCGGACGACCGGCAGGCACTCGCCGACGGGATCGCCGCCCTCCTCGGCACGCGAGGCCGGGCCCTCCTCGTCGAACTGTCCGAGTCGGCACGCCCGGTCCTGGGCCGGCTCGCGCAGGACCCCGCCGGTCCGCCGCCCGGACTCGTCCCGGTCCTGCGGCACGGCATCGCGCCCGGTGAAGTCGCCGACGCCGCGGTGCCGGAGTACCTGCGCTCTGCCGGCCTCACCGTTCTGGCGGACGGCGAAATACCGTTGAGTACCAACGAGTTCACCGCGGACGGAGTCCGTGTCGAGCTGCCGTCGAGGTGGTTGGTGGCCGGCCGCACCCACTGA
- a CDS encoding ATP-binding SpoIIE family protein phosphatase — MDRGTERDVPPGRGAVNRAVEDVPAGRVPLAVVVVDDDGLVSHWSSGARRLLGRAKEEAIGRPAADLLPVSGVLPDEADGVPHRLHGGYDGLGPGLEPSLGGRLSYPAAGRARLAVPERDRVDLLWWAYPLAGPGRERLLVLAADAEALRCGDGPEEASREEETGAFERVAPAFALHTDFPGAEELARRLPEILPSMSVGESARIAAQVLELGYPVMEFSRNDRVPVTPDWGVPRRAGRRARRERAARAVAQGLPLPERGADDEGEDLEYAAVRERLEFLNEVSGRIGTSLDLARTIVEVSRAVVPRFTDVAGTYLREQVVAGEGFPEGVPDTRTMWHRVALEHTDEPGRWDDVVPVGEAMPFPAHTPFFQCMTSGEPVLVPRISEEMGHAIASQFEKRDIRPLITHRSMLVVPLKARDVVLGFMILLRHPERAEFNDMDRVTGAELAARAGLVLDNARMYTYQESVAETLQDSMLPSIPARMAGCDIATRYLPGTLLGRVGGDWFDSVKLPGARTALVVGDVMGHGLNSAAMMGQLRTAVQTMAALDLPPAQLLRNLDDLAQRLGDTYLATCLYAVYDPIAGEVHLANAGHIPPVLVHAEDGRSELLDLPTGAPIGVGGVPFEAVRVPVRPGDRLVMCTDGLVEVRGEDIGVGLATLCASAAHPAASMDDACDTIIRALNTRGGRKDDVALLMARLNGIGPDDVAEWRLARDPAEVGRARAVVREQLHEWGLARLADPTELMVSELVTNAVRHSHGRPVALRLVRGDTLLCEVDDDDHDLPTLLSAGPADESGRGLRVVSTLAREWGTSRTNTGKTVWFELTLPRR, encoded by the coding sequence ATGGACCGTGGCACCGAAAGGGACGTACCTCCGGGCCGCGGGGCCGTGAACCGCGCGGTGGAGGACGTCCCCGCCGGAAGGGTCCCGCTGGCCGTGGTCGTGGTCGACGACGACGGTCTGGTGTCGCACTGGAGCAGCGGCGCGCGGCGGCTGCTCGGCAGGGCCAAGGAGGAGGCGATCGGCCGGCCGGCGGCCGACCTGCTGCCCGTCTCCGGTGTCCTGCCCGACGAGGCGGACGGCGTCCCGCACAGGTTGCACGGCGGCTACGACGGGCTCGGACCCGGTCTGGAGCCGTCCCTGGGCGGACGGCTGTCCTACCCGGCCGCCGGACGGGCCAGGCTCGCCGTGCCGGAACGGGACCGGGTGGACCTCCTGTGGTGGGCCTACCCGCTGGCCGGCCCGGGGCGGGAGCGGCTGCTGGTGCTCGCCGCCGACGCGGAGGCGCTGCGCTGCGGCGACGGGCCCGAGGAGGCGTCCCGGGAAGAGGAGACGGGTGCCTTCGAGCGGGTCGCACCGGCCTTCGCCCTGCACACCGACTTCCCCGGCGCCGAGGAACTCGCGCGCCGGCTGCCCGAGATCCTGCCCAGCATGAGCGTCGGCGAGAGCGCCCGCATCGCCGCGCAGGTGCTCGAACTGGGCTATCCGGTCATGGAGTTCAGCCGGAACGACCGGGTGCCCGTCACCCCCGACTGGGGGGTGCCGCGGCGAGCCGGGCGCAGGGCGCGCCGCGAGCGTGCCGCGCGGGCGGTGGCCCAGGGGCTGCCCTTACCGGAGCGAGGGGCCGACGACGAGGGCGAGGACCTGGAGTACGCCGCCGTGCGCGAGCGCCTGGAGTTCCTCAACGAGGTCAGCGGCAGGATCGGCACCTCGCTCGACCTCGCGCGGACCATCGTCGAGGTCAGCAGGGCCGTCGTGCCGCGCTTCACCGACGTCGCCGGCACCTACCTGCGCGAACAGGTCGTCGCCGGCGAGGGGTTCCCCGAGGGGGTGCCGGACACCAGGACCATGTGGCACCGGGTGGCTCTCGAACACACCGACGAACCCGGCCGCTGGGACGACGTGGTGCCGGTCGGCGAGGCCATGCCGTTCCCGGCGCACACGCCGTTCTTCCAGTGCATGACCTCGGGCGAGCCCGTGCTCGTGCCGCGGATCAGCGAGGAGATGGGCCATGCCATCGCCTCGCAGTTCGAGAAGCGGGACATCCGTCCGCTGATCACCCACCGCTCCATGCTCGTCGTCCCGCTGAAGGCGCGGGACGTCGTCCTCGGCTTCATGATCCTGCTGCGCCATCCGGAGCGGGCCGAGTTCAACGACATGGACCGGGTCACCGGAGCCGAACTCGCTGCCCGGGCAGGCCTCGTGCTCGACAACGCGCGCATGTACACCTACCAGGAGAGCGTCGCCGAGACACTTCAGGACAGCATGCTGCCGAGTATCCCGGCGCGGATGGCGGGCTGCGACATCGCCACCCGCTATCTGCCCGGCACGCTGCTCGGCCGGGTCGGCGGCGACTGGTTCGACTCGGTCAAGCTGCCCGGGGCCCGTACCGCCCTGGTCGTCGGCGACGTCATGGGGCACGGCCTGAACTCGGCGGCGATGATGGGGCAGTTGAGGACGGCCGTGCAGACCATGGCCGCGCTCGACCTGCCGCCCGCCCAACTGCTGCGCAACCTGGACGACCTCGCGCAACGGCTCGGCGACACCTACCTCGCGACCTGTCTGTACGCCGTGTACGACCCGATCGCCGGCGAGGTGCACCTCGCCAACGCCGGCCACATCCCGCCGGTCCTGGTGCACGCCGAAGACGGCCGCAGCGAACTGCTCGACCTGCCCACGGGTGCGCCCATCGGCGTCGGAGGGGTGCCCTTCGAGGCGGTACGCGTGCCCGTACGACCCGGCGACCGGCTGGTGATGTGCACCGACGGCCTGGTCGAGGTGCGCGGCGAGGACATCGGTGTGGGGCTCGCCACACTGTGTGCGTCCGCCGCCCACCCGGCCGCGTCCATGGACGACGCCTGCGACACCATCATCCGCGCCCTGAACACACGCGGTGGCCGCAAGGACGACGTGGCGCTGCTGATGGCCCGCCTGAACGGCATCGGGCCGGACGACGTCGCCGAGTGGCGTCTCGCCCGCGATCCGGCCGAGGTGGGCCGGGCCCGTGCCGTGGTCCGCGAGCAACTGCACGAGTGGGGCCTGGCCCGGCTCGCCGACCCCACCGAGCTGATGGTCAGCGAGCTGGTCACCAACGCGGTACGGCACTCCCACGGCCGCCCCGTGGCACTGCGCCTCGTCCGCGGCGACACGCTGCTGTGCGAGGTGGACGACGACGACCACGACCTGCCCACCCTGCTGAGCGCCGGCCCGGCCGACGAGTCCGGCCGCGGCCTGCGTGTGGTCAGCACCCTGGCCCGCGAGTGGGGCACCAGCCGTACGAACACCGGCAAGACGGTCTGGTTCGAACTCACCCTGCCCCGCCGCTGA
- a CDS encoding glycosyltransferase, giving the protein MTQRDIFFVANEVDELGGVGRWQAQMAGLLAGRGHRVTVIGIAPANHPMDLGEEPPFRTVTLYARRPPGRPRARRFLGRADPAVRRHETHMRTAASRLTGLFRAARPGAVIIVGQVWAMEWVALADTAGHQVIGMTHESFETARKSSRFGRVKRYYKDVDRLLALTREDADRWVSEGMNNVGFMPNPLPIAPGTPSPRTEKVVVSIGRLSHEKGVDLLLEAWAEAAPKQPGWTLRIHGSGESEALLRRQCAELGLKDSVDFAGQTDDVPGALRASSVFVQSSRGEGFPLVLLEAMATGVPCVAFDCAPGVREIVTHERDGLLARPGNTSELARHLVRLMSDEQVRDTMGDQALRSVQRFDPDVITGRWEELFAFLER; this is encoded by the coding sequence ATGACCCAGCGCGACATCTTCTTCGTGGCCAACGAGGTCGACGAGCTCGGCGGCGTGGGCCGCTGGCAGGCCCAGATGGCCGGACTGCTGGCCGGCCGCGGCCACCGGGTCACCGTCATCGGCATCGCCCCGGCCAACCATCCGATGGACCTCGGCGAGGAGCCCCCGTTCCGGACCGTGACCCTGTACGCCCGCCGGCCCCCCGGCCGCCCCCGGGCGCGCCGCTTCCTCGGCCGCGCCGACCCCGCAGTCCGCCGCCACGAGACCCACATGCGCACGGCGGCGAGCCGGCTCACGGGCCTGTTCCGCGCCGCCCGGCCCGGTGCGGTGATCATCGTCGGCCAGGTCTGGGCGATGGAGTGGGTGGCGCTCGCGGACACCGCCGGGCACCAGGTGATCGGCATGACCCACGAGTCCTTCGAGACGGCCCGCAAGTCGTCGCGGTTCGGACGGGTGAAGCGGTACTACAAGGACGTCGACCGCCTGCTGGCGCTCACCCGGGAGGACGCGGACCGCTGGGTGTCCGAGGGCATGAACAACGTCGGCTTCATGCCGAACCCGCTGCCCATCGCGCCCGGCACGCCGTCGCCGCGCACCGAGAAGGTCGTGGTCAGCATCGGCAGGTTGTCCCACGAGAAGGGCGTCGACCTGCTCCTGGAGGCCTGGGCCGAGGCCGCGCCGAAGCAGCCCGGCTGGACCCTGCGCATCCACGGCAGCGGAGAGTCCGAGGCGCTGCTCAGACGGCAGTGCGCGGAGCTGGGGCTGAAGGACTCGGTGGACTTCGCCGGGCAGACGGACGACGTGCCCGGCGCGCTGCGCGCCTCCTCCGTCTTCGTCCAGTCCTCCCGCGGCGAGGGCTTCCCGCTGGTCCTCCTTGAGGCCATGGCGACCGGGGTGCCGTGCGTGGCGTTCGACTGCGCGCCCGGCGTCCGCGAGATCGTCACCCACGAACGGGACGGTCTGCTGGCCCGCCCCGGCAACACCTCCGAACTCGCCCGCCACCTCGTCCGGTTGATGTCCGACGAGCAGGTGCGCGACACGATGGGCGACCAGGCCCTGCGCAGCGTCCAGCGCTTCGACCCGGACGTCATCACCGGGCGCTGGGAAGAGCTCTTCGCCTTCCTGGAGCGCTGA